A DNA window from Pseudorasbora parva isolate DD20220531a chromosome 5, ASM2467924v1, whole genome shotgun sequence contains the following coding sequences:
- the nms gene encoding neuromedin-S isoform X1 translates to MGSAWCQHFSVICGLIWFISSFYSAVESFPRPPTDCDGYGDYIQASALLSSLCGVEWRNQDQEQIQNVFKRFLFHYSKAHNSVGSVERESHSVHPLMRLSPKLSLRRKKQQMKNVCGSSGRNMRDVLCSYLGFSLTP, encoded by the exons ATGGGGAGCGCGTGGTGTCAGCACTTCTCGGTGATCTGCGGTTTAATCTGGTTTATCAGCAGCTTTTATTCAGCTGTTG AAAGCTTTCCACGGCCACCGACAGACTGTGACGGTTATGGAGATTATATTCAG GCCTCGGCTTTACTAAGCTCTCTGTGTGGTGTGGAGTGGAGGAACCAGGATCAG GAGCAGATTCAGAATGTTTTTAAGAGG TTCCTGTTTCATTATTCCAAAGCACACAACTCCGTCGGCTCAGTAGAGAGAGAG TCTCATTCGGTCCATCCGTTGATGCGTCTCTCGCCGAAACTCTCTCTGCGCAGGAAGAAACAACAG ATGAAGAACGTGTGCGGCTCTTCTGGAAGAAACATGAGAG ACGTCCTCTGCTCCTATCTGGGATTCTCTCTGACACCATAA
- the nms gene encoding neuromedin-S isoform X2, translating into MGSAWCQHFSVICGLIWFISSFYSAVESFPRPPTDCDGYGDYIQASALLSSLCGVEWRNQDQEQIQNVFKRFLFHYSKAHNSVGSVERESHSVHPLMRLSPKLSLRRKKQQRR; encoded by the exons ATGGGGAGCGCGTGGTGTCAGCACTTCTCGGTGATCTGCGGTTTAATCTGGTTTATCAGCAGCTTTTATTCAGCTGTTG AAAGCTTTCCACGGCCACCGACAGACTGTGACGGTTATGGAGATTATATTCAG GCCTCGGCTTTACTAAGCTCTCTGTGTGGTGTGGAGTGGAGGAACCAGGATCAG GAGCAGATTCAGAATGTTTTTAAGAGG TTCCTGTTTCATTATTCCAAAGCACACAACTCCGTCGGCTCAGTAGAGAGAGAG TCTCATTCGGTCCATCCGTTGATGCGTCTCTCGCCGAAACTCTCTCTGCGCAGGAAGAAACAACAG AGAAGATGA